A stretch of Anas acuta chromosome 3, bAnaAcu1.1, whole genome shotgun sequence DNA encodes these proteins:
- the CRYBG1 gene encoding beta/gamma crystallin domain-containing protein 1 isoform X2 has product MSTSQFPDCSREEHKKKPVLERLGNLFGTGKRKNVKSSLDHTSHWKGERLVLPHKVQPIYCKHLKEGPEALPVQKQVRNVSGVSETQEYNFSGEAGTLYHDTVSEWSGRGVSSDSEWSPDWSSSSETIKNSFFESSLNLETLEQEKESVPDINNSTTPDFIKSLRNLSSEDLEKSILSHKQLVNTWVSEEPGHATPKDLPYKLETVASERPHSARVLTVDIYLRKTDELLNEPVTVISEESCGDSDTMDKKSANKRSGKRRKSQSSSDIPNGERNQNENTAREDSVFEDDVPSEVFSDKVINSERKLKSPQQTPERNSFSPGNNPDLKVVSSHKGTSKNETDKCKQQISSTTPTRRRSYKKNQLDAVPTSPTGLKSQIKDYSSKKQPLASTESTPMTKRTSVEKGTTPGAFGEDSLESPKASLADKTENNALVSAEGRNETKTGKHGNDSDGRAFSRTDGIKNGDLCMPAERQTSSDLDSLKLKSLDASKVVTTKISLPAKPKNVELNFKAPTNQDSLESEQETLEKPVNKTNSSIANKISLFENKCANQSQRPPDISASKNSTVPSTFVGRAKLKFGKQPKESELPDKTLNKQNSRQKIFENGTSEKESTAELKGKTEEGSASHEDVGKATELKVKAAISLFNQSSKIDAGGVSLKQLDPELTTAKKESSPFKLSLLSPVKSESAQDSSSQRNNTSPEFPRNEEKVLSDTEVLSPCSNDKCPLQSPQVSKAEPQKMENGDKKEKPGDLSFEALQQDDSSLGNILVSEHNSDAQMSPDKTYNGSAEDDSIFDSPTDMKKFAETIKNLDSSVCLPQKKKRSKLPKSPAPHFAMPPIHEDNLEKVFDPSVFTFGLGLRREKTQDLLPAQQIKMQSLETIARVRPKRASTEQSIIFKALQSCNRDEPAFTQEINGKEINDSTDGEIKRSRLEKSSLFSSLLSATSKEKFLNPSMTSVNNTTAFTAESSGMPSLQQDVPGPFSMPQKSECLSDMKFPSYVEKYMQPDSAKKELSLQMPNYGNPEKSFSSWLGTNRYESNVPTGLLDVDTLSRNGQSKINPRPGKLVIYCESDYQENGIEVFHDVVDCSSWVLSPTILVKVVRGCWILYEKPNFEGPSVPLEEGELELSDIWGASASEEQNECKSVVIGSIRHVVKDYRVSRIDLYTEPEGLGIVTSFFDDTEETGVFGTTQKTCSIKVHWGIWLIYEEPGFQGVPLMLEPGEYPNLAFWEKKEAYIRSMRPLKMGGRKVECTGEPKVVIYEKPFFEGRHVEVESEIFMLNDKESEEKRSLPFTSVGSMKVLGGIWVAYEKPGFEGHQYLLEEGAYRDWTDWGGYDEELQSLRPVVGDFTSSHMIMYSEKDFGSKGSNINVLGIISNLKDTGYGLRTQSINVLSGVWVAYENPDFTGEQYILDKGLYPSIEAWGGKNCKISSVQPIVMDIVGSERGKVKVQLFSEPEFKGNCKIFGKNTRCIDSLAVKSSKVLGGSCIVFDQEEFSGNQYVLEEGIYPDLMAMGCSPQTVLKSLRIINTELSEPCIALFEKVHFQGKKIEFSTEILNLRFLGYNPLIASVQVLGGIWIIYEHSNYRGRQMFLSPSEIPDWYKLSGCHQIGSLRPLLQKRVYFRLRNKETGKFVSTDGNLDNLNLLRIQVAEDTDSEDQIWVYQDGFIRCRMAEDCCLTIVGNLITPGSKLGLSFERNEDKQYWHISPDGRIYSKMKPKLVLDIKGGSQYDRDHVVVNTVNEERLTQCWEPLVV; this is encoded by the exons tcCACCTCGCAATTTCCAGATTGTTCGAGAGAAGAGCACAAAAAGAAACCGGTTTTGGAGAGACTTGGAAATCTTTTTGGtacagggaaaaggaaaaatgtcaaaagttCGTTAGATCACACTTCCCATTGGAAAGGGGAGAGGTTGGTTTTGCCTCACAAAGTGCAGCCAATATACTGTAAACATCTAAAAGAAGGACCTGAAGCTCTTCCAGTACAGAAGCAAGTGAGAAACGTGAGTGGTGTCTCTGAGACACAGGAATATAATTTCAGTGGGGAAGCAGGAACTCTGTATCACGATACGGTTTCAGAATGGAGTGGTAGAGGAGTCTCTTCTGACAGCGAGTGGTCGCCagactggagcagcagcagtgaaacCATTAAAAACTCTTTCTTTGAGAGTAGCCTGAATTTGGAAACGTTGGAACAAGAGAAGGAGTCTGTCCCAGATATAAATAATTCCACAACTCCAGATTTTATAAAAAGCTTGAGGAATTTGTCTAGTGAAGATTTAGAAAAGAGTATCTTAAGCCACAAGCAGCTAGTGAACACGTGGGTGTCTGAGGAGCCTGGGCATGCAACGCCAAAGGATTTGCCATACAAGCTGGAAACTGTGGCAAGTGAACGCCCACATTCTGCTAGAGTGCTAACAGTCGATATCTATCTTAGAAAAACAGACGAACTCCTTAATGAACCTGTGACTGTTATATCAGAAGAAAGTTGTGGTGATTCAGACACGATGGATAAGAAATCTGCTAATAAAAGatctggaaaaagaagaaaatctcagTCATCTAGTGATATTCCAAATGGAGAGAGAAACCAGAATGAGAACACTGCAAGAGAAGACTCCGTTTTTGAGGATGATGTCCCTTCCGAGGTGTTTTCAGACAAGGTTATAAACTcggaaagaaaactgaagtctCCTCAACAGACTCCTGAAAGGAATTCCTTTTCCCCAGGTAATAACCCGGACCTCAAAGTTGTATCTTCTCACAAAGGCACATCCAAAAATGAAACTGACAAATGTAAACAGCAGATCTCGAGCACGACCCCCACAAGGAGAAGGTCATATAAAAAGAACCAGTTGGATGCTGTACCCACTTCCCCTACTGGTTTGAAGAGTCAGATAAAAGATTACTCCTCGAAAAAGCAACCTTTAGCATCAACGGAGAGTACCCCAATGACAAAAAGAACTTCTGTGGAAAAGGGAACTACACCTGGCGCTTTTGGGGAAGACAGCTTGGAGTCTCCCAAAGCTTCTTTGGCCGATAAGACAGAAAACAACGCCTTGGTGTCTGCTGAAGGCAGAAATGAAACCAAGACAGGAAAGCATGGTAATGATTCTGATGGAAGAGCTTTCTCGCGTACTGATGGGATTAAAAATGGAGACCTATGTATGCCAGCTGAGAGACAGACAAGTTCTGATTTAGACAGCTTGAAGTTGAAGAGTTTGGATGCTTCCAAAGTTGTCACGACAAAAATTAGCCT TCCAGCCAAGCCGAAGAACGTAGAACTGAATTTTAAAGCACCTACAAATCAAGACAGTTTAGAAAGTGAGCAGGAAACTCTTGAAAAACCAGTTAATAAAACTAATAGCAGCATTGCCAACAAAATCTccttgtttgaaaataaatgcgCTAACCAGAGCCAGAGGCCTCCTGACATCTCTGCTTCAAAAAATAGTACTGTACCAAGCACATTTGTTGGCAGAGCAAAGCTGAAATTTGGAAAACAACCTAAGGAAAGTGAATTGCCTGATAAAACGTTAAATAAGCAAAACAGTCGCCAGAAGATATTTGAGAATGGCACATCAGAGAAGGAAAGCACTGcggaattaaaaggaaaaaccgAAGAAGGCTCTGCATCTCACGAGGATGTTGGAAAGGCAACAGAGCTTAAAGTAAAGGCTGCAATATCCCTTTTTAACCAAAGTAGCAAAATTGATGCTGGTGGTGTCTCTCTGAAGCAACTTGATCCAGAATTAACCACAGCTAAAAAAGAAAGTTCAccttttaaactgtctttactCTCACCTGTTAAAAGTGAAAGCGCTCAAGACAGTTCCTCCCAGAGAAATAACACAAGCCCAGAATTCcccagaaatgaagaaaaggtgCTGTCAGACACAGAGGTTTTATCTCCTTGCAGCAATGATAAATGTCCTCTACAGTCTCCTCAGGTTTCTAAAGCAGAACCTCAGAAGATGGAAAATGGAGATAAGAAGGAGAAGCCCGGAGACTTGAGCTTTGAGGCACTGCAGCAAGATGACAGCAGTCTAGGTAATATATTGGTATCAGAGCACAACAGCGATGCACAAATGAGCCCAGACAAAACGTATAATGGTTCTGCTGAAGATGATAGCATTTTTGATTCCCCAACTGACATGAAGAAGTTtgctgaaacaataaaaaacttAGACAGCTCAGTTTGTTTaccacagaagaagaaaaggtcGAAGCTTCCCAAGTCGCCAGCACCCCACTTTGCAATGCCTCCGATTCATGAAGACAACTTAGAAAAAGTATTTGATCCTAGTGTATTTACCTTTGGTTTGGGactcagaagggaaaaaacacaggATCTGTTACCAGCCCAACAgattaaaatgcaaagtttgGAAACGATAGCCAGAGTGAGGCCCAAGCGTGCATCGACAGAGCAGAGCATAATATTTAAAGCCCTGCAATCATGTAATAGAGACGAACCTGCCTTTACTcaggaaataaatggaaaagagatCAATGATAGTACAGATGGTGAAATTAAGAGATCCCGCCTTGAAAAAAGCTCACTCTTCTCAAGCTTGCTGTCAGCTACATCTAAAGAAAAGTTCCTTAATCCTTCCATGACTTCAGTAAATAACACAACAGCTTTTACAGCTGAGTCCTCGGGGATGCCTTCTTTACAACAGGATGTTCCTGGGCCATTCAGCATGCCTCAAAAATCGGAG TGTCTTTCAGATATGAAGTTTCCAAGTTATGTGGAGAAGTACATGCAACCAGATAGCGCAAAAAAAGAACTAAGCTTACAAATGCCTAACTATGGGAACCCTGAGAAAAGTTTTTCCAGCTGGTTAGGGACAAACAGATATGAATCAAATGTCCCCACTGGTTTATTAGATGTGGAT ACACTTTCAAGAAATGGACAAAGCAAAATCAATCCCAGACCTGGGAAG ttGGTGATATACTGTGAATCAGACTATCAAGAGAATGGTATTGAAGTTTTCCATGACGTTGTGGATTGCAGTTCTTGGGTCCTGTCACCGACAATTTTAGTTAAAGTCGTCAGAGGATG ctggaTACTCTATGAGAAGCCAAATTTTGAAGGCCCCTCCGTTCCTCTGGAAGAAGGAGAGTTGGAACTCTCAGATATCTGGGGTGCGAGTGCTTCTGAAGagcaaaatgaatgcaaatcTGTGGTGATTGGTTCAATAAGACATGTTGTTAAG GATTACAGGGTCAGCCGAATTGATTTGTACACAGAACCTGAAGGGCTGGGAATTGTGACTTCCTTTTTTGACGACACTGAAGAAACAGGGGTGTTTGGCACCACGCAGAAGACTTGTTCTATCAAAGTACACTGGGGCAT ATGGCTAATTTACGAAGAACCTGGTTTCCAGGGAGTCCCTTTAATGCTGGAGCCTGGTGAATATCCTAATCTAGCTttctgggagaagaaagaagcctATATTAGGTCCATGAGGCCCTTGAAAATG GGCGGTCGCAAAGTTGAATGTACTGGAGAGCCAAAG GTAGTCATTTATGAGAAGCCTTTCTTTGAAGGAAGACATGTGGAAGTAGAATCAGAGATCTTTATGCTCAATGACAAGgaatcagaagaaaagagaagtctTCCATTTACATCAGTGGGATCCATGAAAGTACTGGGAGGAAT cTGGGTTGCTTACGAGAAGCCTGGGTTTGAAGGCCATCAATATTTGCTGGAAGAAGGAGCGTATCGGGACTGGACGGACTGGGGTGGCTATGATGAAGAGTTGCAGTCACTGCGACCTGTTGTTGGC gaCTTCACAAGCTCCCATATGATAATGTACAGTGAAAAAGACTTTGGATCAAAGGGTTCCAACATTAATGTGTTAGGAATTATTTCCAATTTGAAAGACACTGGATATGGGCTGAGAACGCAATCCATAAATGTGCTAAGTGGCGT gTGGGTGGCATATGAGAATCCTGACTTTACAGGGGAGCAATACATACTGGATAAAGGGCTCTATCCCAGCATTGAGGCATGGGGGGGGAAGAATTGCAAAATATCTTCAGTTCAACCCATTGTTATG GATATTGTTGGAAGTGAAAGGGGCAAAGTCAAG GTCCAGTTATTTTCAGAGCCTGAATTCAAGGGCAACtgcaaaatatttggaaaaaacacAAGATGTATTGATTCACTTGCAGTGAAGTCTTCAAAAGTTTTAGGTGGCAG ctgcataGTGTTTGACCAGGAGGAATTCTCCGGTAACCAGTATGTGTTAGAAGAAGGAATCTATCCTGATCTGATGGCGATGGGTTGTTCACCCCAAACAGTTCTAAAATCATTACGGATTATAAATACT GAGCTGTCTGAGCCGTGCATAGCTCTTTTTGAAAAGGTGCATttccaaggaaagaaaatcGAATTCAGTACAGAAATCTTAAACCTGCGGTTCCTGGGATATAATCCTCTAATAGCTTCAGTTCAAGTCCTTGGTGGCAT ATGGATAATCTATGAGCATAGTAATTACAGGGGGCGTCAGATGTTTTTATCACCAAGTGAAATTCCGGATTGGTATAAACTGAGTGGCTGTCATCAGATAGGTTCTCTGAGACCTTTACTGCAG
- the CRYBG1 gene encoding beta/gamma crystallin domain-containing protein 1 isoform X3, translated as MDKKSANKRSGKRRKSQSSSDIPNGERNQNENTAREDSVFEDDVPSEVFSDKVINSERKLKSPQQTPERNSFSPGNNPDLKVVSSHKGTSKNETDKCKQQISSTTPTRRRSYKKNQLDAVPTSPTGLKSQIKDYSSKKQPLASTESTPMTKRTSVEKGTTPGAFGEDSLESPKASLADKTENNALVSAEGRNETKTGKHGNDSDGRAFSRTDGIKNGDLCMPAERQTSSDLDSLKLKSLDASKVVTTKISLPAKPKNVELNFKAPTNQDSLESEQETLEKPVNKTNSSIANKISLFENKCANQSQRPPDISASKNSTVPSTFVGRAKLKFGKQPKESELPDKTLNKQNSRQKIFENGTSEKESTAELKGKTEEGSASHEDVGKATELKVKAAISLFNQSSKIDAGGVSLKQLDPELTTAKKESSPFKLSLLSPVKSESAQDSSSQRNNTSPEFPRNEEKVLSDTEVLSPCSNDKCPLQSPQVSKAEPQKMENGDKKEKPGDLSFEALQQDDSSLGNILVSEHNSDAQMSPDKTYNGSAEDDSIFDSPTDMKKFAETIKNLDSSVCLPQKKKRSKLPKSPAPHFAMPPIHEDNLEKVFDPSVFTFGLGLRREKTQDLLPAQQIKMQSLETIARVRPKRASTEQSIIFKALQSCNRDEPAFTQEINGKEINDSTDGEIKRSRLEKSSLFSSLLSATSKEKFLNPSMTSVNNTTAFTAESSGMPSLQQDVPGPFSMPQKSECLSDMKFPSYVEKYMQPDSAKKELSLQMPNYGNPEKSFSSWLGTNRYESNVPTGLLDVDTLSRNGQSKINPRPGKLVIYCESDYQENGIEVFHDVVDCSSWVLSPTILVKVVRGCWILYEKPNFEGPSVPLEEGELELSDIWGASASEEQNECKSVVIGSIRHVVKDYRVSRIDLYTEPEGLGIVTSFFDDTEETGVFGTTQKTCSIKVHWGIWLIYEEPGFQGVPLMLEPGEYPNLAFWEKKEAYIRSMRPLKMGGRKVECTGEPKVVIYEKPFFEGRHVEVESEIFMLNDKESEEKRSLPFTSVGSMKVLGGIWVAYEKPGFEGHQYLLEEGAYRDWTDWGGYDEELQSLRPVVGDFTSSHMIMYSEKDFGSKGSNINVLGIISNLKDTGYGLRTQSINVLSGVWVAYENPDFTGEQYILDKGLYPSIEAWGGKNCKISSVQPIVMDIVGSERGKVKVQLFSEPEFKGNCKIFGKNTRCIDSLAVKSSKVLGGSCIVFDQEEFSGNQYVLEEGIYPDLMAMGCSPQTVLKSLRIINTELSEPCIALFEKVHFQGKKIEFSTEILNLRFLGYNPLIASVQVLGGIWIIYEHSNYRGRQMFLSPSEIPDWYKLSGCHQIGSLRPLLQKRVYFRLRNKETGKFVSTDGNLDNLNLLRIQVAEDTDSEDQIWVYQDGFIRCRMAEDCCLTIVGNLITPGSKLGLSFERNEDKQYWHISPDGRIYSKMKPKLVLDIKGGSQYDRDHVVVNTVNEERLTQCWEPLVV; from the exons ATGGATAAGAAATCTGCTAATAAAAGatctggaaaaagaagaaaatctcagTCATCTAGTGATATTCCAAATGGAGAGAGAAACCAGAATGAGAACACTGCAAGAGAAGACTCCGTTTTTGAGGATGATGTCCCTTCCGAGGTGTTTTCAGACAAGGTTATAAACTcggaaagaaaactgaagtctCCTCAACAGACTCCTGAAAGGAATTCCTTTTCCCCAGGTAATAACCCGGACCTCAAAGTTGTATCTTCTCACAAAGGCACATCCAAAAATGAAACTGACAAATGTAAACAGCAGATCTCGAGCACGACCCCCACAAGGAGAAGGTCATATAAAAAGAACCAGTTGGATGCTGTACCCACTTCCCCTACTGGTTTGAAGAGTCAGATAAAAGATTACTCCTCGAAAAAGCAACCTTTAGCATCAACGGAGAGTACCCCAATGACAAAAAGAACTTCTGTGGAAAAGGGAACTACACCTGGCGCTTTTGGGGAAGACAGCTTGGAGTCTCCCAAAGCTTCTTTGGCCGATAAGACAGAAAACAACGCCTTGGTGTCTGCTGAAGGCAGAAATGAAACCAAGACAGGAAAGCATGGTAATGATTCTGATGGAAGAGCTTTCTCGCGTACTGATGGGATTAAAAATGGAGACCTATGTATGCCAGCTGAGAGACAGACAAGTTCTGATTTAGACAGCTTGAAGTTGAAGAGTTTGGATGCTTCCAAAGTTGTCACGACAAAAATTAGCCT TCCAGCCAAGCCGAAGAACGTAGAACTGAATTTTAAAGCACCTACAAATCAAGACAGTTTAGAAAGTGAGCAGGAAACTCTTGAAAAACCAGTTAATAAAACTAATAGCAGCATTGCCAACAAAATCTccttgtttgaaaataaatgcgCTAACCAGAGCCAGAGGCCTCCTGACATCTCTGCTTCAAAAAATAGTACTGTACCAAGCACATTTGTTGGCAGAGCAAAGCTGAAATTTGGAAAACAACCTAAGGAAAGTGAATTGCCTGATAAAACGTTAAATAAGCAAAACAGTCGCCAGAAGATATTTGAGAATGGCACATCAGAGAAGGAAAGCACTGcggaattaaaaggaaaaaccgAAGAAGGCTCTGCATCTCACGAGGATGTTGGAAAGGCAACAGAGCTTAAAGTAAAGGCTGCAATATCCCTTTTTAACCAAAGTAGCAAAATTGATGCTGGTGGTGTCTCTCTGAAGCAACTTGATCCAGAATTAACCACAGCTAAAAAAGAAAGTTCAccttttaaactgtctttactCTCACCTGTTAAAAGTGAAAGCGCTCAAGACAGTTCCTCCCAGAGAAATAACACAAGCCCAGAATTCcccagaaatgaagaaaaggtgCTGTCAGACACAGAGGTTTTATCTCCTTGCAGCAATGATAAATGTCCTCTACAGTCTCCTCAGGTTTCTAAAGCAGAACCTCAGAAGATGGAAAATGGAGATAAGAAGGAGAAGCCCGGAGACTTGAGCTTTGAGGCACTGCAGCAAGATGACAGCAGTCTAGGTAATATATTGGTATCAGAGCACAACAGCGATGCACAAATGAGCCCAGACAAAACGTATAATGGTTCTGCTGAAGATGATAGCATTTTTGATTCCCCAACTGACATGAAGAAGTTtgctgaaacaataaaaaacttAGACAGCTCAGTTTGTTTaccacagaagaagaaaaggtcGAAGCTTCCCAAGTCGCCAGCACCCCACTTTGCAATGCCTCCGATTCATGAAGACAACTTAGAAAAAGTATTTGATCCTAGTGTATTTACCTTTGGTTTGGGactcagaagggaaaaaacacaggATCTGTTACCAGCCCAACAgattaaaatgcaaagtttgGAAACGATAGCCAGAGTGAGGCCCAAGCGTGCATCGACAGAGCAGAGCATAATATTTAAAGCCCTGCAATCATGTAATAGAGACGAACCTGCCTTTACTcaggaaataaatggaaaagagatCAATGATAGTACAGATGGTGAAATTAAGAGATCCCGCCTTGAAAAAAGCTCACTCTTCTCAAGCTTGCTGTCAGCTACATCTAAAGAAAAGTTCCTTAATCCTTCCATGACTTCAGTAAATAACACAACAGCTTTTACAGCTGAGTCCTCGGGGATGCCTTCTTTACAACAGGATGTTCCTGGGCCATTCAGCATGCCTCAAAAATCGGAG TGTCTTTCAGATATGAAGTTTCCAAGTTATGTGGAGAAGTACATGCAACCAGATAGCGCAAAAAAAGAACTAAGCTTACAAATGCCTAACTATGGGAACCCTGAGAAAAGTTTTTCCAGCTGGTTAGGGACAAACAGATATGAATCAAATGTCCCCACTGGTTTATTAGATGTGGAT ACACTTTCAAGAAATGGACAAAGCAAAATCAATCCCAGACCTGGGAAG ttGGTGATATACTGTGAATCAGACTATCAAGAGAATGGTATTGAAGTTTTCCATGACGTTGTGGATTGCAGTTCTTGGGTCCTGTCACCGACAATTTTAGTTAAAGTCGTCAGAGGATG ctggaTACTCTATGAGAAGCCAAATTTTGAAGGCCCCTCCGTTCCTCTGGAAGAAGGAGAGTTGGAACTCTCAGATATCTGGGGTGCGAGTGCTTCTGAAGagcaaaatgaatgcaaatcTGTGGTGATTGGTTCAATAAGACATGTTGTTAAG GATTACAGGGTCAGCCGAATTGATTTGTACACAGAACCTGAAGGGCTGGGAATTGTGACTTCCTTTTTTGACGACACTGAAGAAACAGGGGTGTTTGGCACCACGCAGAAGACTTGTTCTATCAAAGTACACTGGGGCAT ATGGCTAATTTACGAAGAACCTGGTTTCCAGGGAGTCCCTTTAATGCTGGAGCCTGGTGAATATCCTAATCTAGCTttctgggagaagaaagaagcctATATTAGGTCCATGAGGCCCTTGAAAATG GGCGGTCGCAAAGTTGAATGTACTGGAGAGCCAAAG GTAGTCATTTATGAGAAGCCTTTCTTTGAAGGAAGACATGTGGAAGTAGAATCAGAGATCTTTATGCTCAATGACAAGgaatcagaagaaaagagaagtctTCCATTTACATCAGTGGGATCCATGAAAGTACTGGGAGGAAT cTGGGTTGCTTACGAGAAGCCTGGGTTTGAAGGCCATCAATATTTGCTGGAAGAAGGAGCGTATCGGGACTGGACGGACTGGGGTGGCTATGATGAAGAGTTGCAGTCACTGCGACCTGTTGTTGGC gaCTTCACAAGCTCCCATATGATAATGTACAGTGAAAAAGACTTTGGATCAAAGGGTTCCAACATTAATGTGTTAGGAATTATTTCCAATTTGAAAGACACTGGATATGGGCTGAGAACGCAATCCATAAATGTGCTAAGTGGCGT gTGGGTGGCATATGAGAATCCTGACTTTACAGGGGAGCAATACATACTGGATAAAGGGCTCTATCCCAGCATTGAGGCATGGGGGGGGAAGAATTGCAAAATATCTTCAGTTCAACCCATTGTTATG GATATTGTTGGAAGTGAAAGGGGCAAAGTCAAG GTCCAGTTATTTTCAGAGCCTGAATTCAAGGGCAACtgcaaaatatttggaaaaaacacAAGATGTATTGATTCACTTGCAGTGAAGTCTTCAAAAGTTTTAGGTGGCAG ctgcataGTGTTTGACCAGGAGGAATTCTCCGGTAACCAGTATGTGTTAGAAGAAGGAATCTATCCTGATCTGATGGCGATGGGTTGTTCACCCCAAACAGTTCTAAAATCATTACGGATTATAAATACT GAGCTGTCTGAGCCGTGCATAGCTCTTTTTGAAAAGGTGCATttccaaggaaagaaaatcGAATTCAGTACAGAAATCTTAAACCTGCGGTTCCTGGGATATAATCCTCTAATAGCTTCAGTTCAAGTCCTTGGTGGCAT ATGGATAATCTATGAGCATAGTAATTACAGGGGGCGTCAGATGTTTTTATCACCAAGTGAAATTCCGGATTGGTATAAACTGAGTGGCTGTCATCAGATAGGTTCTCTGAGACCTTTACTGCAG